The genomic region TCTGTCCGCGTATAGTAGCGAACTGCCCTTCATTAACGGCGGGTATAAGCTGGGGATGAGTTCGGTCCTGATAGGCCCTCGGTAAGAGAAAGATCAGATCCCGAGCGTTGTAAATACCAAGGCTCTCGAACCTGGCAGCAATCCTGTTCCCGATACCCGGCAGTTCAGTCAGCTGCATCCCTTCGGATTTACCAGCTTCCACCTTAGATGCCACCCAATTCAATCAGCGCTTCAGGGCCTCGTTGAGGTCCTTGAGAAGAGAATCCAGGTCAACACCGTGTGCAATCGCCCCGTACTCCAGGGACTCAGCCTCGGCGCCCAGGCACCCGAAACAGTTCATGCCGAATTTCTTAAAAACCTTGACGGAATCCGGATATTTTCTGAGAACTTCATTAAAAATCATATCCTTGTTTATTTTAGCCATGGGGTTTCCTTATAGATGAGTGTAGAGTGCAAAGTGTAGAGTGCAGATTCCAAACTTGATAAAGTCGCAAAAAATCCAATCCGGGACTTTTCGCTCCACGGAAAGGGAAAAGCGTCGTTTTCCCTTTCCTTACAAATCAATGACTTACAGTGAGAGTCATTGATTTGGGCGCCCCGCGCGGGGCGCATTGATGGACTTTTTGCGAGTCCATCAAACTTAAAACCTCAAACTACAAACCCGGTTTACCTCAGCACTGAACTGGTCCACTTGCATTTTGTCCGTGTTTATGTTAGCAATCCAAGTCTTTTACCGCAACACAAAAGCCGTGAAGCGGGCCAGACCAAAATCAACCAGGAGGCAAATATGTCCCGCACATGCGAATTATGTGGAAAAGGCCCCATGGTGGGGAACAATGTCAGCCACGCCCACAACAAAACCAAACGCCGATACCTTCCGAACCTGCAAACCGTCAGGATCAAGGAAGGCGGAGGCGTGAAAAAAGCTACTGTCTGCACTCGCTGCATCCGAACCGGCAAATTCGAGAAGGCGGTATAAATCAGGTGTTATGTGCTTGAGACCAGATCCTAGACCCTGAAATCGGGAACGCAGAAGAAGTCCCAGACACTAGACACTAGACACTAGACACTAGACACTGATTATAAGCTATATCCTCCGGGAGGTCTTAATACATCTTCCCTGAT from bacterium harbors:
- the rpmB gene encoding 50S ribosomal protein L28, whose amino-acid sequence is MSRTCELCGKGPMVGNNVSHAHNKTKRRYLPNLQTVRIKEGGGVKKATVCTRCIRTGKFEKAV
- a CDS encoding DUF1858 domain-containing protein, whose protein sequence is MAKINKDMIFNEVLRKYPDSVKVFKKFGMNCFGCLGAEAESLEYGAIAHGVDLDSLLKDLNEALKR